DNA from Polaribacter sp. NJDZ03:
CTACTGTAAAATATCATTGCTCATCTTCTTTCAAAAAAGTATCTTTACTCTTTAATAAAAAACAGTTTTTGTATATTCTACATACTTTTTTTGATAAACACCTCCTCTTTTATTAAAAGGAGAATATATCTAGAAAATAATAAGAATAATACAATCAATTAATAACATATATTTATATCAATATTATAAGAATATGATAAACAGCAACGTAGCCGAACTTTTAAAATCGGAAGGATTATTACTACAAGAAGTAACTCTAAAAGGATGGGTTAGAACATTTAGAAGCAATCGCTTTATTGCTTTAAATGATGGTTCTACCATTAACAACATACAATGTGTTATCGATTTTGAAAACACAGATGAAACTACATTAAAAAGAATTACAACAGGTGCCGCTATTTGTATAAAAGGTACTTTGGCTGCAAGTCAAGGAAAAGGACAATCTGTAGAGATTCAGGTTTCAGCAATTGAAATCTTAGGAGATTCTAATCCAGATGAATACCCTATTCAACCTAAAAAACACAGTTTCGAATTTTTAAGAGAAAATGCACATTTACGTGTAAGAACAAATACTTTTAGCGCAGTAATGCGTGTGCGTTCTAAATTATCTTTTGCGGTTCATCAATATTTTCAGGAAAGAGACTTCAACTACGTTAATACACCAATTGTTACCGGTTCTGATGCAGAAGGAGCAGGAGAAATGTTTAGAGTTACTAACTTTAAAGATAATGAAGCTCCGGTTACAGAAGATGGAAAAGTTGACTATTCTAAAGACTTTTTTGGTAAAGAAACAAACCTTACTGTTTCTGGTCAATTAGAAGCAGAAGCGTATGCGATGGCTTTAGGAAAAGCCTATACTTTTGGACCAACATTTAGAGCAGAAAACTCTAATACTACACGTCATTTAGCAGAATTTTGGATGATAGAACCAGAAGTTGCATTTATGGATTTAGATGGTAACATGGATTTAGCAGAAGACTTTATAAAAACAGTTTTAAGTTCTATTTTAGAAAGCTGTAAAGATGATTTAGACTTTCTAGACCAACGTTTAACACAAGAAGAAAAAAGCAAACCACAAGCAGAAAGAAGTGACATGAGTTTGTTAGAAAAACTTCGTTTTGTAGCAGATAATAACTTTAAAAGAGTTTCATATACAGAAGCAATAGACATATTAAGAAACTGTAAACCAAATAAAAA
Protein-coding regions in this window:
- the asnS gene encoding asparagine--tRNA ligase, whose product is MINSNVAELLKSEGLLLQEVTLKGWVRTFRSNRFIALNDGSTINNIQCVIDFENTDETTLKRITTGAAICIKGTLAASQGKGQSVEIQVSAIEILGDSNPDEYPIQPKKHSFEFLRENAHLRVRTNTFSAVMRVRSKLSFAVHQYFQERDFNYVNTPIVTGSDAEGAGEMFRVTNFKDNEAPVTEDGKVDYSKDFFGKETNLTVSGQLEAEAYAMALGKAYTFGPTFRAENSNTTRHLAEFWMIEPEVAFMDLDGNMDLAEDFIKTVLSSILESCKDDLDFLDQRLTQEEKSKPQAERSDMSLLEKLRFVADNNFKRVSYTEAIDILRNCKPNKKKKFQFPINEWGADLQSEHERFLVEKHFKCPVILFDYPANIKAFYMRLNDDGKTVRAMDVLFPGIGEMVGGAQREERYDVLVEKMKAMNIDEKELWWYLDLRKFGTAVHSGFGLGFERLVQFTTGMSNIRDVIPFPRTPQNADF